One genomic region from Gemmobacter aquarius encodes:
- a CDS encoding helix-turn-helix domain-containing protein, with protein MIGRRSKPSTSEVDKPKGFDDFELRLGDLMRGERATIGKSLLDVQRELKIKATYVAAIENADVSAFETQGFVAGYVRSYARYLGMDPDWAFAKFCAEANFTVAHGMSAAASSSTMTKRVVHDFGDPLANPNATFIPRSESLFSRIEPGAIGSVLVLAALIGAIGYGGWSVLQEVQRVQLAPVDQAPSVVAEIDPLSSVKPVEQIVGEAATTAPESDETDVAGADQSPELLDRLYRPEALDVPVLTSRDGPIASIDPRQVGTLGNAQSTEMIAAAVNEALDQAAEAPVQVVADAAPKLEVFAVRPSWVRVQSVDGTVLFEKILDAGERYVVPQLEEAPVLRAGNSGSIYFDVNGKTYGPAARDASVVKNLALSADSLTATYAEANIDADADLAKFVNVAEAAVPEAPPTN; from the coding sequence TGCGCGGTGAACGTGCGACGATCGGGAAATCCCTGCTAGATGTGCAGCGAGAATTGAAGATCAAGGCGACCTATGTCGCCGCGATCGAAAACGCCGATGTATCGGCCTTTGAAACGCAGGGTTTCGTGGCCGGTTATGTGCGGTCTTATGCGCGCTATCTGGGCATGGACCCGGACTGGGCTTTTGCCAAGTTCTGCGCCGAGGCCAATTTCACCGTCGCCCACGGCATGAGTGCCGCCGCATCTTCGAGCACGATGACCAAGCGCGTGGTGCATGATTTCGGCGACCCGCTGGCCAATCCGAACGCGACCTTCATTCCACGTAGCGAAAGTCTGTTCTCGCGCATCGAACCGGGGGCCATCGGGTCGGTTCTTGTGCTTGCGGCGCTGATCGGGGCCATCGGCTATGGCGGCTGGTCCGTGCTACAGGAAGTGCAGCGGGTGCAGCTTGCGCCCGTCGACCAAGCCCCGAGTGTGGTGGCCGAGATCGACCCCTTGTCCAGCGTCAAGCCGGTCGAGCAAATCGTGGGCGAAGCCGCGACGACCGCGCCTGAAAGCGACGAGACGGATGTTGCCGGTGCGGACCAATCGCCGGAACTTCTGGACCGTCTCTATCGCCCCGAGGCTTTGGATGTGCCGGTGCTGACCTCGCGCGATGGGCCGATCGCGTCGATCGATCCGCGTCAGGTCGGTACGCTTGGCAACGCCCAGTCGACCGAGATGATCGCCGCCGCGGTGAACGAAGCGCTCGATCAGGCGGCCGAAGCGCCTGTGCAGGTCGTGGCCGATGCCGCGCCGAAGCTTGAAGTCTTTGCCGTGCGCCCGTCATGGGTGCGGGTGCAATCGGTGGATGGAACGGTGCTGTTCGAAAAGATCCTCGACGCGGGCGAACGCTACGTTGTGCCGCAGCTGGAAGAAGCGCCGGTGCTGCGGGCCGGAAATTCGGGGTCGATCTATTTCGACGTGAACGGCAAGACCTATGGCCCGGCGGCACGTGATGCGTCAGTGGTCAAGAACCTTGCCCTGTCCGCCGACAGCCTGACCGCGACCTATGCCGAGGCGAATATCGACGCCGACGCCGATCTGGCCAAATTCGTCAACGTGGCAGAAGCCGCAGTGCCCGAAGCGCCGCCGACGAACTGA
- the ispG gene encoding flavodoxin-dependent (E)-4-hydroxy-3-methylbut-2-enyl-diphosphate synthase has translation MSMNTVRPWRNIYRRPSRQISVGKVLVGGDAPISVQTMTNTLTTDIAATIEQVQRCAVAGADIVRISTPDQESTRALKEIVAESPVPIVADIHFHYKRAIEAAEAGAACLRINPGNIGDARRVAEVVRAAKDHGCSIRIGVNAGSLEKHLLDKYGEPCPEAMVESGLDHIKLLQDNDFHEFKISVKASDVFMAAAAYQQLAEATDAPIHLGITEAGGLVSGTVKSAIGLGNLLWMGIGDTIRVSLSADPVEEVKVGFEILKSLGLRHRGVTIISCPSCARQGFDVIKTVSALEERLAHVTTSMSLSIIGCVVNGPGEALMTDIGFTGGGAGSGMVYLAGKQSHKLGNEAMVDHIVELVEKKAAEIDAAEAAEAQLAQ, from the coding sequence ATGTCGATGAACACCGTCCGTCCGTGGCGCAACATCTACCGCCGTCCGTCGCGCCAGATCAGCGTCGGCAAGGTGCTGGTGGGAGGCGACGCGCCGATTTCGGTGCAGACGATGACGAACACGCTGACGACCGACATTGCCGCGACCATCGAGCAGGTGCAGCGTTGCGCTGTGGCGGGGGCCGATATCGTCCGCATCTCGACGCCGGATCAGGAATCGACCCGCGCGCTGAAAGAGATCGTGGCCGAAAGCCCTGTGCCGATCGTGGCCGATATCCATTTCCACTACAAACGCGCCATCGAGGCTGCCGAGGCGGGCGCGGCCTGCCTGCGGATCAATCCCGGCAATATCGGCGATGCACGTCGCGTGGCCGAGGTGGTGCGCGCGGCCAAGGATCATGGCTGTTCAATCCGGATCGGGGTGAATGCCGGGTCGCTGGAAAAACACCTGCTCGACAAATACGGCGAGCCTTGCCCAGAGGCGATGGTGGAATCGGGGCTCGACCATATCAAGCTGTTGCAGGACAACGATTTTCACGAATTCAAGATCAGCGTGAAGGCGTCTGACGTGTTCATGGCGGCGGCGGCCTATCAGCAGTTGGCCGAAGCGACCGATGCGCCGATCCATCTGGGCATCACCGAAGCGGGCGGATTGGTTTCGGGGACGGTGAAATCGGCCATCGGGCTGGGCAATCTGCTCTGGATGGGGATCGGCGACACGATCCGCGTGTCGCTGTCGGCCGATCCTGTGGAAGAGGTGAAGGTCGGGTTCGAGATCCTGAAATCGCTGGGCTTGCGGCATCGGGGGGTCACGATCATTTCCTGCCCGTCCTGCGCGCGGCAGGGGTTCGATGTGATCAAGACCGTCTCGGCGCTCGAGGAACGTCTGGCGCATGTGACGACCAGCATGAGCCTGTCGATCATCGGCTGCGTGGTGAACGGACCGGGCGAGGCGCTGATGACCGATATCGGCTTTACCGGCGGCGGGGCCGGGTCCGGGATGGTTTACCTTGCCGGCAAGCAAAGCCACAAGCTGGGCAACGAGGCGATGGTCGATCACATCGTCGAGCTGGTGGAAAAGAAGGCGGCCGAGATCGACGCTGCGGAAGCGGCCGAAGCACAGCTTGCACAGTGA
- a CDS encoding DsbA family protein gives MRPSLFAQLSGAALCAVLATASMAQEAMTDAERSAFRAEVKAYLLENPEVLIEAMDVLQSRQQAAAEQNDKQIVDANRDAIFNDAASWVGGNPDGDVTVVEFLDYRCGYCRKAWQEVDELVKSDGNIRIVMKEFPILGEQSVISSRFAIAVLQLHGNEAYAKTHDALISLRADANDESLERLAGDLGYDWSALQTRMNAPEVTSVIEANHALAQKLDISGTPTFVVDGTMVRGYVPLDGMREIIAQERAKSEG, from the coding sequence ATGCGCCCATCCCTCTTCGCCCAGTTGTCGGGCGCCGCCCTCTGTGCCGTCCTGGCAACCGCAAGCATGGCGCAAGAGGCGATGACCGATGCCGAACGCTCGGCCTTCCGGGCCGAGGTGAAGGCCTATCTTCTGGAAAACCCCGAAGTGTTGATCGAAGCGATGGACGTCCTGCAATCACGCCAGCAGGCGGCCGCCGAACAGAACGACAAACAGATCGTCGATGCCAACCGCGACGCGATCTTCAACGATGCTGCAAGCTGGGTCGGCGGCAACCCCGACGGCGACGTGACCGTGGTGGAATTCCTCGACTACCGCTGCGGCTATTGCCGCAAGGCCTGGCAAGAGGTGGACGAGCTGGTGAAATCCGATGGCAACATCCGCATCGTGATGAAGGAGTTCCCGATCCTCGGCGAACAATCGGTGATCTCGTCGCGCTTTGCCATCGCGGTGCTGCAACTGCACGGCAACGAGGCCTATGCCAAGACCCATGACGCGCTGATCTCGCTGCGCGCCGATGCGAATGACGAATCGCTGGAACGGCTGGCGGGCGATCTGGGTTATGACTGGTCCGCGTTGCAAACCCGTATGAACGCGCCCGAAGTGACGTCGGTGATCGAAGCGAACCACGCGCTGGCGCAGAAACTGGACATTTCGGGCACCCCGACCTTCGTGGTCGATGGCACGATGGTGCGGGGCTATGTTCCGCTGGACGGCATGCGGGAGATCATCGCGCAGGAACGCGCGAAGTCCGAAGGCTAA
- a CDS encoding pyridoxal phosphate-dependent aminotransferase, producing the protein MRISRRGQVDPFIVMDVLRAARAAEEAGRHIIHMEIGQPATPAPAMARKALAQAMERDALGYTVALGLPALRRGIAALYARWYGIDLNPDRVIVTAGSSAAFLLSFTTLFDAGDRVGLGEPGYPSYRQILRALSLEPVGLPASDANRLQPVPADFAAVDLKGLIVASPGNPSGTMLGKPQLAALVQAAAARGISFISDEIYHGLHYGDRAVTALEVSDHVHVINSFSKYFSMTGWRIGWMVVPEDHIRTVERLAQNMFICPPHASQIAALAALECIDELEANRATYAENRRLMLEGLPSAGFHKIAPPDGAFYIYADVSDLTDDSLSFAAEILDGAGVAVTPGLDFDPHRGGRTLRFSYAGATSDIAEGIARLTAFMAGRKA; encoded by the coding sequence ATGCGGATTTCAAGGCGGGGTCAGGTCGATCCCTTCATCGTGATGGATGTGTTGCGCGCCGCCCGCGCCGCCGAGGAAGCGGGGCGCCACATCATCCACATGGAGATCGGCCAGCCCGCCACGCCAGCCCCTGCGATGGCCCGCAAGGCGCTGGCGCAAGCGATGGAGCGCGACGCGCTTGGCTATACGGTGGCGCTTGGCCTGCCCGCGTTGCGGCGCGGGATCGCGGCGCTTTATGCGCGCTGGTATGGCATCGATCTGAACCCTGACCGCGTGATCGTCACGGCGGGGTCTTCGGCGGCGTTTCTCTTGTCTTTCACCACGCTGTTCGATGCGGGCGACAGGGTGGGTCTGGGCGAGCCGGGCTATCCGAGCTATCGCCAGATCTTGCGGGCGCTGTCGCTTGAACCCGTGGGCCTGCCTGCGAGCGATGCGAACCGGCTGCAACCCGTGCCTGCGGATTTTGCGGCAGTCGACCTTAAGGGGTTGATCGTCGCCTCGCCCGGCAATCCGTCGGGCACGATGCTGGGCAAGCCGCAGTTGGCCGCGCTGGTTCAGGCAGCGGCCGCGCGGGGCATCAGCTTCATCTCGGACGAGATTTACCACGGGCTGCATTACGGTGACCGGGCCGTGACCGCGCTGGAAGTGAGCGATCATGTGCATGTCATCAATTCGTTTTCCAAGTATTTTTCGATGACGGGGTGGCGCATCGGCTGGATGGTGGTGCCCGAGGATCATATCCGCACCGTCGAGCGGTTGGCGCAGAACATGTTCATCTGCCCGCCCCATGCCAGCCAGATCGCCGCACTTGCCGCGCTTGAGTGCATCGACGAGCTGGAAGCGAACCGCGCCACCTATGCCGAAAACCGCCGCCTGATGCTGGAGGGCTTGCCATCGGCGGGGTTCCACAAGATCGCGCCGCCGGACGGGGCGTTCTACATCTATGCCGATGTGTCGGACCTGACGGACGATAGCCTGTCTTTCGCCGCCGAGATACTCGACGGGGCGGGGGTGGCGGTGACGCCGGGGCTTGATTTCGATCCGCATCGCGGCGGGCGGACGTTGCGCTTTTCCTATGCCGGTGCGACCTCAGACATCGCCGAGGGCATCGCGCGGCTGACGGCATTCATGGCGGGGCGCAAGGCATGA
- a CDS encoding N-acetylmuramoyl-L-alanine amidase yields the protein MRGLLRLALLCAALLGALPVWAQDLSALARLDPAASSITGDADEVTVTLAISQPVPWRVRILDDPPRLVMDFREVDWSDAGRIARSGDAVTDLRAGVFRAGWSRLVLELSGPFTVQQAGMQTAGAARVTVRLAKASHGAFTAAAALPEPPEWALPEPSALPVVADESGGPLRVVLDPGHGGIDPGAERDGQSEASLMLSFARELKERMIREGDFAVTMTREEDVFVPLETRISIARAAGAQVFVSLHADAIAEGEATGATVYTLSDEASDEASRTLAERHDRDDLLSGVDLTRQDDLVATILMDMARTDTTPRIDRLAGALAAAIQAAGVKMHRHPIQQAGFSVLKSPDIPSVLLELGFLSSGSDLKRLNDPAWRDQMQGAIIAGLRDWHAADQALRKQ from the coding sequence ATGAGGGGGCTTTTGCGGCTTGCCCTGCTGTGCGCGGCGTTGCTGGGGGCGCTGCCCGTTTGGGCGCAGGACTTGTCGGCGCTCGCGCGGCTTGACCCTGCGGCCTCGTCCATCACGGGGGACGCGGACGAGGTGACCGTCACACTGGCGATCAGCCAGCCGGTGCCGTGGCGCGTGCGGATATTGGACGATCCGCCGCGATTGGTGATGGATTTCCGCGAGGTTGACTGGTCGGATGCGGGCCGGATCGCCCGCAGCGGTGATGCGGTCACGGACCTGCGCGCGGGCGTGTTCCGTGCCGGTTGGTCGCGGCTGGTGCTGGAATTGTCTGGCCCCTTTACCGTGCAACAGGCGGGGATGCAGACTGCGGGTGCTGCGCGGGTCACGGTCAGGCTGGCCAAGGCAAGCCATGGGGCTTTCACTGCGGCGGCGGCCCTGCCCGAGCCGCCGGAATGGGCGCTGCCCGAACCCTCGGCCCTGCCTGTGGTCGCGGATGAAAGCGGCGGACCGCTGCGCGTGGTGCTGGACCCCGGCCATGGTGGCATCGATCCGGGTGCGGAACGGGACGGGCAGAGCGAGGCCAGCCTGATGCTGTCCTTTGCCCGCGAGTTGAAGGAACGTATGATTCGCGAGGGCGATTTTGCGGTGACGATGACGCGCGAGGAGGATGTTTTCGTGCCGTTGGAAACCCGTATTTCCATTGCCCGCGCGGCAGGGGCGCAGGTTTTCGTGTCGCTGCATGCCGATGCGATCGCGGAAGGCGAAGCGACGGGCGCCACGGTCTACACACTGTCGGACGAGGCGAGCGACGAAGCCTCGCGCACCTTGGCCGAACGCCATGACCGCGACGATCTGCTTTCGGGTGTCGATCTGACGCGGCAGGATGATCTGGTGGCGACGATCCTGATGGATATGGCCCGCACCGACACCACCCCCCGCATCGACCGTCTGGCCGGGGCGCTGGCTGCGGCGATACAGGCGGCGGGCGTCAAGATGCACCGCCACCCGATCCAGCAGGCGGGGTTTTCGGTGCTGAAATCGCCCGACATCCCGTCGGTCTTGCTGGAACTGGGGTTTCTGTCTTCGGGTTCGGATTTGAAGCGGTTGAACGATCCGGCGTGGCGCGACCAGATGCAGGGCGCGATCATCGCTGGTCTGCGCGACTGGCACGCGGCCGATCAGGCCCTGCGCAAGCAGTGA
- a CDS encoding penicillin-binding protein 1A: protein MVRFVGSFLGAIFTAVTLGILFAALSIGGIFYMYSRDLPSHESLAQYTPPTISRIYSGEGEIIDEFAKERRLFVPIEDIPDLVKEAFISAEDKNFYTHHGYDVGGMAAAFRDAILSRGREVRGASTITQQVMKNFLLSGDRTGERKIKEIILATRLEESLSKDKILELYLNEIFLGQNSYGVAAAAQTYFNKPLTALTAGEVAYLATLPKAPSEMHPVRNKDRALERRAYVLNRMAEDGYITPEVAKAEAATPLLTVQNGDFPAFREALPPRSYFTDEIRRQLSTTFGEDEFFAGGLSIRATVDPEMQVVAAAALREALEKYDRSQGIWRGTKKALTAEELADWRSALAGVEVPRDVAGWSPAVVLELGETDATIGIEGQPDEAVIPAKDVTWARKLEADGSLGRKAKVAADLLAVGDVVLVRQVTNDDGSFERWSLRQIPEVQGAFMAMDVYSGRVLSMQGGFSYQESVFNRTTQATRQPGSSFKPFVYAAALDSGFTPGTIVIDAPIEVETAQGLWTPKNASNKFYGPTPLRTGIEQSRNLMTVRVAQEIGMEKVADYAERFGVYSPMQPFLANALGAQETTLFKMVAAYSMFANGGERVEPTLVDRVQDRFGRTVYRHDTRICQDCNATTLPAGQGLTLRSERERVMDAITAYQLTSMMQGVVQRGTASGSVNLPVPVAGKTGTTNDAKDVWFIGFTSNIAAGCYIGYDQPRSLGGGASGGGFCGPVFQKFMSEAVKKYGGSEFRVPPGGRFVKLDRFTGALLPDDASGPNVQPEYFRDGPDGLVGIGMLVDGGFAMGSNLPLFAYGESDGGEGEATVTTSSGETAVIPKKADFGTLSSGGLY from the coding sequence GTGGTCAGATTCGTCGGGTCTTTTCTTGGGGCGATCTTTACGGCGGTGACGCTGGGGATCCTGTTTGCGGCCCTGTCGATCGGCGGCATCTTCTACATGTATTCCCGCGACCTGCCGAGCCACGAGAGCCTTGCCCAGTATACGCCGCCGACGATCAGCCGCATCTATTCCGGCGAGGGCGAGATCATCGACGAATTCGCCAAGGAGCGGCGGCTTTTCGTGCCGATCGAGGATATTCCCGATCTGGTCAAAGAGGCCTTCATCAGCGCCGAGGACAAGAATTTCTACACCCACCACGGCTATGACGTGGGCGGCATGGCTGCGGCCTTTCGCGATGCGATCCTGTCGCGCGGGCGCGAGGTGCGGGGGGCGTCGACCATTACCCAGCAGGTGATGAAGAACTTCCTTTTGTCGGGCGACCGCACGGGCGAGCGCAAGATCAAGGAAATCATCCTTGCCACACGGCTGGAAGAATCGCTGTCCAAGGACAAGATCCTTGAACTTTACCTGAACGAAATCTTCCTTGGCCAGAACAGCTATGGCGTGGCCGCCGCTGCCCAGACCTATTTCAACAAGCCGCTCACGGCGTTGACGGCGGGAGAGGTGGCTTACCTCGCCACCCTGCCCAAGGCGCCTTCGGAAATGCACCCCGTGCGGAACAAGGACCGTGCGCTGGAACGCCGGGCCTATGTGCTGAACCGGATGGCCGAGGATGGCTATATCACGCCCGAAGTTGCCAAGGCCGAGGCCGCGACCCCGCTTTTGACCGTGCAGAACGGCGATTTCCCCGCCTTCCGCGAGGCGCTGCCGCCGCGCAGCTATTTCACCGACGAAATCCGCCGCCAGCTTTCGACCACCTTTGGCGAGGATGAATTCTTTGCCGGCGGCCTGTCGATCCGCGCCACGGTCGACCCCGAAATGCAGGTGGTCGCCGCTGCCGCCCTGCGCGAGGCGCTTGAGAAATACGACCGCTCGCAGGGTATCTGGCGGGGCACGAAAAAGGCGCTGACAGCCGAAGAACTGGCCGATTGGCGCAGCGCGCTTGCAGGCGTCGAAGTGCCGCGCGATGTGGCCGGATGGTCGCCCGCCGTCGTGCTGGAGCTTGGCGAGACCGATGCTACGATCGGGATCGAGGGCCAGCCCGACGAGGCGGTGATTCCGGCCAAGGATGTGACATGGGCGCGAAAGCTGGAAGCCGACGGCTCGCTTGGGCGCAAGGCCAAGGTCGCGGCCGATCTGTTGGCGGTGGGCGATGTGGTTCTGGTGCGGCAAGTCACGAATGATGACGGCAGTTTCGAACGCTGGTCGCTGCGCCAGATCCCCGAGGTGCAGGGCGCCTTTATGGCGATGGATGTCTATTCGGGGCGCGTGCTGTCGATGCAGGGCGGGTTTTCCTATCAGGAATCGGTTTTCAACCGCACGACACAGGCCACACGGCAACCGGGGTCGAGCTTCAAGCCCTTTGTCTATGCCGCAGCACTCGACAGTGGTTTCACACCCGGCACCATCGTGATCGACGCGCCGATCGAGGTTGAAACGGCGCAAGGGTTGTGGACTCCGAAGAACGCGTCGAACAAGTTTTACGGGCCGACGCCGTTGCGGACAGGAATCGAGCAGAGCCGGAACCTGATGACCGTGCGCGTGGCGCAGGAAATCGGCATGGAAAAGGTCGCCGATTACGCCGAACGCTTCGGGGTCTATTCGCCGATGCAACCGTTCCTTGCCAATGCGCTTGGCGCGCAGGAGACGACGCTGTTCAAGATGGTCGCCGCCTATTCGATGTTCGCCAACGGGGGCGAGCGGGTGGAGCCGACGCTGGTCGACCGTGTGCAGGACCGGTTCGGGCGCACGGTTTACCGCCACGACACCCGCATCTGTCAGGATTGCAACGCGACGACGTTGCCTGCGGGGCAGGGGCTGACGCTGCGGTCGGAACGCGAGCGGGTGATGGATGCGATCACGGCCTATCAGTTGACATCCATGATGCAGGGCGTGGTACAGCGCGGCACTGCTTCGGGGTCGGTCAACCTGCCGGTGCCTGTGGCGGGCAAGACCGGCACGACGAATGACGCCAAGGACGTGTGGTTCATCGGCTTTACCAGCAATATCGCGGCGGGCTGCTATATCGGCTACGATCAGCCGCGCAGTCTGGGCGGCGGGGCTTCGGGCGGCGGGTTCTGCGGGCCGGTTTTCCAGAAGTTCATGTCCGAGGCGGTCAAGAAATACGGCGGGTCGGAATTCCGCGTGCCTCCGGGAGGGCGGTTCGTAAAGCTGGACCGCTTTACCGGCGCGCTGTTGCCTGATGATGCGAGCGGCCCGAATGTGCAGCCGGAATATTTCCGCGACGGTCCCGACGGGCTGGTGGGGATCGGTATGCTGGTCGATGGCGGCTTTGCGATGGGGTCCAACCTTCCCCTGTTCGCATACGGCGAAAGCGATGGCGGCGAAGGCGAGGCGACTGTGACCACGTCGAGCGGCGAAACTGCCGTCATCCCGAAAAAGGCCGATTTCGGCACGCTCAGTTCCGGCGGGCTTTACTGA
- the prfB gene encoding peptide chain release factor 2: protein MRAETQNTIEAIKKSLKLLAQRLDWETATHRLEEFDAMIEAPDLWNDPAKAQKLMRERQQLLDAVSTYKMIESGLSDNVELIEMGEAEGDAEIVTEAEAALKALVDVAAAKELEALLDGEADGNDTFLEINAGAGGTESCDWASMLARMYVRWAEKKGYKVELQSETSGEEAGIRSAAYKISGTNAYGWLKSESGVHRLVRISPYDSAARRHTSFSSVWVYPVVDDNIEIVVPDNEIRIDTYRSSGAGGQHVNTTDSAVRITHLPTNIVVTSSMKSQHQNREIAMNALKSRLYQLELDRRNAEVNAQHAAKGDAGWGNQIRSYVLQPYQMVKDLRTGVETSDTQGVLDGDLDRFMAATLAMDVAGKSRAEAMADD, encoded by the coding sequence ATGCGCGCCGAAACGCAGAACACCATCGAAGCGATCAAGAAATCGCTCAAGCTGCTGGCGCAACGGCTGGACTGGGAAACCGCGACCCATCGGCTTGAAGAATTCGATGCGATGATCGAAGCGCCCGACCTGTGGAACGACCCTGCCAAGGCGCAAAAGCTGATGCGCGAGCGTCAGCAATTGCTGGATGCGGTTTCGACCTACAAGATGATCGAGAGCGGGTTGAGCGACAATGTCGAGTTGATCGAGATGGGCGAGGCCGAGGGTGATGCCGAGATCGTCACCGAGGCCGAGGCCGCGTTGAAGGCTCTGGTCGATGTGGCTGCGGCGAAAGAGCTTGAGGCGCTTCTGGACGGCGAGGCCGATGGCAACGACACCTTCCTTGAAATCAACGCAGGTGCCGGTGGCACGGAAAGCTGTGACTGGGCGTCGATGCTGGCGCGCATGTATGTGCGTTGGGCGGAAAAGAAGGGCTACAAGGTCGAGTTGCAGTCTGAAACCTCGGGCGAAGAGGCGGGGATACGGTCTGCGGCTTACAAGATTTCCGGGACCAACGCCTATGGCTGGCTGAAATCGGAATCGGGCGTGCATCGTCTGGTCCGCATCTCGCCCTATGATTCAGCGGCGCGGCGGCATACGTCGTTTTCGTCGGTCTGGGTTTACCCCGTGGTCGATGACAATATCGAGATCGTGGTGCCCGACAATGAAATCCGTATCGACACCTATCGGTCGTCGGGCGCCGGTGGGCAGCACGTGAACACCACCGACTCGGCGGTGCGGATCACCCACTTGCCGACGAATATCGTGGTGACGTCTTCGATGAAATCGCAGCACCAGAACCGCGAGATCGCGATGAACGCGCTGAAATCGCGGCTTTACCAGCTAGAGCTTGACCGGCGCAACGCCGAGGTCAATGCCCAGCATGCGGCCAAGGGCGACGCCGGATGGGGCAACCAGATCCGGTCCTATGTGCTGCAACCCTACCAGATGGTCAAAGACCTGCGGACAGGGGTAGAGACGTCCGATACCCAAGGCGTGCTCGATGGCGACCTCGACCGCTTCATGGCGGCGACGCTGGCGATGGATGTGGCGGGCAAATCACGCGCCGAGGCGATGGCCGACGATTGA
- a CDS encoding DUF2189 domain-containing protein — MTDQTVTGARTAPEVLQLDAGDLTASLRAGWRDFRAEPLYGAFFSVFYVTGGWLLVFAFSAQGQLWWTLPAGAGFPILGPFIACGFYEISRRREAGEGFGLRDILGVVFRQKDRQVPSMAVVIVVFFLFWNFLAHMIFALFLGQATLVNVSSSLGIFATGQGLGMLAFGTAVGAALATLLYALTVVSLPMLLDREVDFVTAMLTSVALVRANPVVMLGWGALIGVLLFAGMATLFFGLFIVLPVLGHASWHLYRRAVIWH, encoded by the coding sequence ATGACCGACCAGACCGTAACTGGCGCAAGGACCGCGCCCGAGGTGTTGCAGCTTGACGCAGGCGACCTGACCGCTTCGCTGCGGGCGGGGTGGCGCGATTTCAGGGCCGAGCCGCTATATGGCGCGTTCTTCTCGGTTTTCTATGTCACGGGCGGCTGGCTTTTGGTCTTTGCCTTCAGCGCGCAGGGCCAGTTGTGGTGGACATTGCCTGCCGGAGCGGGGTTTCCGATTCTGGGCCCCTTCATCGCCTGCGGTTTTTACGAGATCAGCCGCAGGCGCGAGGCGGGCGAGGGGTTCGGTTTGCGCGATATCCTTGGCGTTGTGTTCCGGCAGAAGGACCGGCAGGTGCCGTCGATGGCGGTGGTGATCGTGGTGTTCTTCCTGTTCTGGAATTTTCTGGCGCATATGATCTTTGCGCTGTTTCTGGGGCAGGCCACGCTGGTCAACGTGTCGTCATCGCTTGGCATCTTTGCTACGGGGCAGGGGCTGGGGATGTTGGCCTTTGGCACGGCTGTCGGGGCGGCGCTGGCCACGCTGCTTTACGCGCTGACGGTTGTCAGCCTGCCGATGCTGCTGGACCGCGAGGTGGATTTCGTCACCGCCATGCTGACCTCGGTCGCGCTGGTGCGGGCCAATCCGGTGGTGATGCTGGGATGGGGCGCGCTGATCGGGGTGCTGCTGTTTGCCGGGATGGCCACGCTGTTCTTCGGGCTGTTCATCGTCTTGCCGGTGCTGGGCCATGCGTCATGGCATCTCTATCGGCGCGCTGTGATCTGGCATTGA
- a CDS encoding bactofilin family protein — protein sequence MFSKSKINEPGPKPTEIERPKMPEQPAPKPPSEFVSSAPKVKAAASVLSSDLTVIGNLRTTGDIQVEGTVEGDIRAHLLTVGESATIRGEIVADDIVVNGRVVGRVRGLKVRLTATARVEGDIIHKTIAIESGAHFEGSVQRQEDPLSNGRASAPVTPVSTAPKAE from the coding sequence ATGTTTTCTAAAAGCAAGATCAACGAACCCGGCCCCAAGCCTACTGAAATCGAAAGACCCAAGATGCCGGAGCAACCCGCTCCGAAACCGCCGAGCGAGTTTGTCTCTTCCGCTCCCAAGGTAAAGGCGGCCGCGTCCGTCCTGTCGTCTGACCTGACCGTGATCGGCAACCTGCGTACCACCGGCGACATCCAGGTCGAAGGCACGGTCGAAGGCGACATCCGCGCCCATCTGCTGACCGTCGGCGAAAGCGCCACCATCCGCGGCGAAATCGTCGCCGATGACATCGTGGTCAATGGCCGCGTCGTCGGTCGCGTGCGCGGGCTCAAGGTGCGCCTGACCGCAACCGCACGGGTCGAAGGCGACATCATCCACAAGACCATCGCAATCGAAAGCGGCGCGCATTTCGAAGGCTCGGTCCAACGTCAGGAAGACCCCCTGTCGAACGGCCGCGCCTCAGCGCCCGTCACGCCGGTCAGCACCGCGCCCAAGGCCGAGTGA